In one window of Candidatus Hydrogenedentota bacterium DNA:
- a CDS encoding sigma-54-dependent Fis family transcriptional regulator, translating into MTTQFKTESWQHEAVASPLHEQLLGRDPRILEVNDLVRRLAQVDLSVLIRGETGTGKDIVANQLHRLSPRYGKAFIKVNCPSIPEDILESELFGYERGAFTGADTSKPGRFEMAHEGTLFLDEICETAPQVQVKLLQVLDGEPILRIGGTVPVHSDTRVVAATNLDLDEAVALGRLREDISFRLREVVIEVPPLRERREDISLLAEHFNYNMCKMMKKEYAPLAPDLIHALTQLDYPGNVRELSGRIKKYVTTGSVDLLLAEENATGQRPMFAPAQAAKPIILESREERTFMPLKEAARKAAEAAERALIEETLNYTLWNRRKAAKLLRTSYSSLLRRIEAYGIGKAD; encoded by the coding sequence GTGACAACGCAATTCAAGACAGAAAGCTGGCAGCATGAAGCGGTGGCGTCCCCGCTTCACGAGCAACTGCTCGGCCGGGATCCACGGATTCTCGAAGTCAACGATCTGGTGAGGCGGCTCGCCCAGGTCGATCTCTCCGTGCTGATCCGCGGCGAAACTGGAACCGGTAAAGACATCGTCGCCAACCAGTTGCACCGCCTGTCCCCGCGTTACGGCAAAGCCTTCATCAAGGTCAACTGTCCCAGCATTCCAGAGGACATCCTCGAAAGCGAATTGTTCGGCTACGAACGGGGGGCCTTCACCGGCGCGGACACCTCCAAGCCCGGTCGATTCGAGATGGCCCACGAGGGCACGTTATTTCTTGACGAAATCTGCGAAACTGCGCCGCAAGTGCAAGTTAAACTGCTCCAGGTGCTCGATGGCGAGCCCATCCTGCGAATCGGCGGGACCGTCCCCGTCCACAGCGACACACGCGTCGTGGCCGCGACAAACCTCGATTTAGATGAGGCGGTCGCGCTGGGACGCCTCCGCGAGGATATTTCCTTCCGACTTCGGGAGGTGGTTATCGAGGTTCCACCCCTCCGGGAACGCCGGGAAGATATCTCTTTACTGGCGGAGCATTTTAATTATAATATGTGCAAGATGATGAAGAAGGAATATGCGCCCCTCGCGCCCGACCTCATCCATGCACTCACCCAGTTGGATTATCCGGGCAACGTCCGGGAACTTTCCGGGCGAATAAAAAAGTATGTAACCACGGGCTCCGTGGATCTATTATTGGCGGAGGAGAACGCGACCGGACAACGGCCCATGTTCGCGCCGGCCCAGGCCGCGAAGCCCATTATTCTGGAATCGCGTGAGGAACGGACCTTCATGCCCTTGAAGGAGGCCGCGCGAAAAGCCGCTGAAGCGGCCGAGCGCGCCCTCATCGAGGAAACGTTGAACTATACTTTGTGGAACCGTCGCAAAGCGGCCAAACTGCTGAGAACGAGCTACAGCTCGCTCCTTCGCCGTATTGAAGCGTACGGTATCGGAAAAGCTGACTAG
- a CDS encoding AAA family ATPase, whose translation MSRDFSTVVDDAPIEKQGTRTPGLHFDVKRFFSLRMPVIMLISAVLAVPFALAGWVLTPVEFTAMAQVQYRSLTNSFADNNAAGNSAEYEKFVNTQIAMLTGDNVIMQVLERANIQNLPSVMQAKDKLTFLKSRVTARQVTRSELVTVICAMRTREEALEVLKVLTSVYQDMALKEASDEGSQRIVTLNDQIEKLEMDLANKRQNIEDLEGLLGASTGMVHPQDSVEAEQYRASMLDAETQLKQAQKVVADTEDQIARLEALQASNKSNPSAPIFDYGVETLVGSDPRVSTIQGDLVRQEGVVDGLRETHKDNHPELKSQVRTLESLRKSITKQEEVARTSALQSLHGDLMQQLETAKRGVTDAELNLASNTERYETFVNTEREKATKSSTDRARLEKLRGEADALRVSIENWNNTVSNLQLDEKAPARISVNTEPYAPLVAGVTKKLLMAFMGIALAFGIGLTYGVLRELTDGQVRTPHDISRISSLPIIASIPHFSEDLALKNVDTALLMAQHPNSVVADEYRRILARILFPEDNAAEISSLMVVSASWGEGKTSVASNLAVALESANRRVLLIDLSSQRPGIENTFGLVPGLGLAELLENMDAREELIRRTQFENLGIIGPGQNPKALAGRLASREMMDFMEWADEHFDHIIIDTPPLLLMSDAKLIAPAIDGVLFVVGVGQSSLGMVSRGLRELELLRANTIGVVLNGVRSLRGGYLKKNQKLFYAYVNQAAPPRMRPAAMPEINILDEDIPEPLDAEVVLLPLEKRKD comes from the coding sequence ATGTCCAGAGATTTTTCGACCGTAGTTGATGATGCCCCGATTGAAAAGCAGGGAACCCGCACGCCCGGACTTCACTTCGATGTGAAGCGCTTCTTCAGCCTTCGAATGCCGGTCATCATGCTGATCTCGGCCGTGCTCGCCGTGCCCTTTGCGCTGGCGGGATGGGTGCTGACCCCGGTCGAATTCACCGCCATGGCCCAGGTCCAGTACCGCTCTCTGACCAATAGCTTCGCCGACAACAACGCGGCCGGCAATTCGGCGGAATATGAAAAGTTCGTAAACACGCAGATCGCCATGTTGACCGGCGACAACGTGATCATGCAGGTTCTGGAGCGCGCCAACATCCAGAATCTCCCCAGCGTCATGCAGGCCAAAGACAAGTTGACCTTCCTCAAGAGCCGCGTCACGGCACGCCAGGTCACCCGAAGCGAACTGGTCACCGTGATCTGCGCGATGCGGACGCGCGAGGAAGCGCTGGAAGTCCTGAAAGTCCTCACCTCCGTGTATCAGGATATGGCGCTCAAGGAGGCCAGCGACGAGGGCAGCCAGCGTATCGTCACCCTCAACGACCAGATCGAAAAGCTCGAAATGGATCTCGCGAACAAGCGCCAGAACATCGAGGATCTGGAAGGCCTGCTGGGCGCCTCCACCGGTATGGTCCATCCCCAGGATTCCGTCGAGGCCGAGCAATACCGCGCGAGCATGCTCGACGCGGAAACCCAGCTCAAGCAGGCCCAGAAGGTCGTCGCCGACACGGAAGACCAGATCGCCCGCCTCGAAGCGCTTCAGGCCTCCAACAAGAGCAACCCCTCCGCCCCCATTTTTGACTACGGCGTGGAAACCCTCGTCGGCTCGGACCCCCGGGTGAGCACCATCCAGGGCGATCTCGTCCGCCAGGAGGGCGTCGTCGACGGGTTGCGCGAAACCCACAAGGACAATCATCCCGAGCTGAAGTCTCAGGTGCGCACCCTGGAATCCCTGCGCAAGAGCATTACAAAGCAGGAGGAAGTCGCCCGCACAAGCGCGCTCCAGTCCCTCCACGGGGACCTGATGCAGCAATTGGAAACCGCGAAGCGCGGCGTGACCGATGCGGAATTGAATCTGGCCAGCAATACGGAGCGCTACGAAACCTTCGTCAACACGGAGCGAGAAAAAGCCACGAAGAGTTCGACCGACCGCGCGCGCCTGGAGAAATTGAGAGGGGAAGCAGACGCCCTCCGCGTGTCCATCGAAAACTGGAACAATACGGTGAGCAACCTCCAGCTTGACGAGAAGGCGCCCGCCCGCATCAGCGTGAACACCGAGCCCTATGCGCCCCTCGTTGCGGGTGTTACGAAGAAGTTGCTGATGGCGTTCATGGGTATCGCCCTGGCCTTTGGCATCGGGTTGACTTATGGCGTGCTCCGCGAATTGACGGACGGCCAGGTGCGCACGCCCCATGATATCAGCCGCATTTCCAGCCTGCCGATCATCGCCTCCATTCCCCATTTCAGCGAAGATCTCGCGCTCAAGAATGTGGACACGGCACTGCTCATGGCGCAGCATCCCAACTCCGTCGTCGCGGACGAATACCGGCGCATCCTGGCCCGTATCCTGTTTCCCGAGGACAACGCCGCCGAAATCAGCTCGCTGATGGTGGTGAGCGCGAGCTGGGGCGAAGGCAAGACCTCCGTGGCCAGCAACCTCGCCGTGGCGCTCGAAAGCGCCAACCGGCGCGTCCTCCTCATCGACCTGAGCTCCCAGCGCCCGGGCATTGAAAACACGTTCGGCCTCGTTCCCGGCCTCGGCCTCGCGGAACTCCTGGAAAACATGGACGCGCGGGAGGAATTGATCCGGCGGACCCAGTTCGAAAATCTCGGCATCATCGGGCCCGGACAGAATCCGAAAGCCCTCGCGGGCCGCCTCGCCTCACGCGAGATGATGGATTTCATGGAATGGGCCGACGAGCATTTCGACCACATCATCATCGATACGCCGCCCCTGTTGCTCATGTCGGACGCCAAATTGATCGCACCCGCGATCGACGGTGTGCTCTTCGTGGTCGGCGTCGGCCAGTCTTCCCTCGGCATGGTGAGCCGCGGATTGCGGGAGCTGGAATTGCTCCGGGCGAACACCATCGGCGTGGTGCTCAACGGCGTCCGCAGCCTGCGCGGCGGTTACCTGAAGAAAAACCAGAAGCTCTTCTACGCCTATGTCAATCAGGCAGCCCCGCCGCGGATGCGCCCGGCCGCCATGCCGGAGATCAACATTCTAGACGAGGATATTCCCGAACCGCTGGACGCGGAAGTCGTTCTGCTTCCGCTGGAAAAGCGAAAGGACTAA
- a CDS encoding SLBB domain-containing protein, which yields MRNRLCTMLLVPALGLFVLGGCAHDPEAAPEAALAGESPAPAAEVTEKSLPPETTTAEAQPAAAPQAEIAVEPVKVPEGGPVKEAVRVQTDAIMPDNMPEGVVVDGSATGEAPPALPTEEEIMAQYRIGPTDVLEFRSFDDETLNTSVTVRHDGYVSLPWVSDLKLGGLTREEATAKVREAYQSLYFEAEVSLQITEATSKSYTVTGDVARPAEFPYLKPITLLDAIVAAGGLRVNQRGGDSFVGGQGQLVKAVVLRGTGEERTATAYDLRNMDRAGAHATQTPVLPGDTIFIPEGLNLVYILGAVGRPGIQPLTEGMSFLQVMAAANGFNESQGRLSNVVLMREVNDDQTEVKLIDAKDMLKNGGDFIMMPGDIIYVPRKRLVTLGEFISRSTALASPIMGITSQAMGLYTQAYEVFYTDERIDLLYNSENSSQLQTNLQLLEAIRTIGDVANGTGGAK from the coding sequence ATGAGAAATCGCCTCTGCACTATGCTCCTGGTACCCGCCCTTGGCCTTTTTGTCCTCGGCGGCTGCGCTCATGATCCCGAAGCGGCCCCGGAAGCCGCCCTGGCAGGCGAATCGCCCGCTCCGGCGGCGGAAGTGACGGAAAAATCACTACCCCCGGAGACCACCACCGCCGAAGCCCAGCCCGCCGCCGCGCCCCAGGCAGAGATCGCCGTCGAGCCGGTCAAGGTCCCCGAAGGTGGGCCGGTGAAAGAGGCGGTCCGGGTACAGACCGACGCAATCATGCCGGATAACATGCCGGAGGGCGTCGTTGTGGACGGCTCGGCCACCGGCGAAGCGCCGCCCGCCCTGCCCACCGAAGAAGAGATTATGGCCCAGTACCGCATCGGGCCGACGGACGTGCTGGAGTTTCGTTCTTTTGACGACGAAACGCTCAACACGAGCGTAACCGTGCGTCACGACGGCTACGTGTCGCTGCCCTGGGTGTCGGATCTGAAGTTGGGCGGCCTCACGCGCGAGGAAGCCACGGCCAAGGTGCGCGAAGCCTACCAGTCGCTGTATTTCGAGGCGGAAGTGAGCCTTCAGATTACCGAAGCCACGAGCAAATCCTACACGGTCACGGGCGACGTGGCCCGTCCCGCCGAATTTCCCTACCTCAAACCGATCACACTTCTCGACGCCATCGTGGCGGCGGGCGGCCTGCGCGTGAACCAGCGCGGCGGCGACAGTTTCGTCGGCGGTCAGGGCCAACTGGTGAAGGCGGTCGTTCTCCGGGGCACGGGCGAGGAACGTACGGCGACCGCCTATGATCTTCGCAACATGGACCGCGCCGGCGCCCACGCCACCCAGACTCCCGTGTTGCCCGGTGACACCATCTTTATTCCCGAGGGCCTGAACCTGGTCTACATCCTCGGCGCCGTCGGGCGGCCCGGCATCCAGCCGCTCACGGAAGGAATGAGCTTCCTGCAGGTCATGGCGGCCGCCAACGGCTTCAATGAATCCCAGGGGCGGCTGAGCAACGTCGTGTTGATGCGCGAGGTGAACGACGACCAGACGGAAGTGAAGCTGATCGACGCCAAGGACATGCTTAAGAACGGCGGCGACTTCATCATGATGCCCGGCGACATTATCTACGTGCCCCGCAAGCGACTGGTCACGCTCGGCGAGTTTATCAGCCGCTCCACGGCGCTCGCGTCACCCATCATGGGGATCACCAGTCAGGCGATGGGCCTGTACACCCAGGCCTACGAGGTCTTCTACACCGACGAGCGCATCGACCTGCTCTACAATTCCGAAAACTCCAGCCAGCTCCAGACCAATCTCCAATTGCTCGAGGCCATTCGAACCATTGGCGACGTGGCGAATGGAACCGGCGGCGCGAAATAG
- a CDS encoding tetratricopeptide repeat protein — MSRKAWIILIASTLAVGLLCAAGVAALILVPRYRAAQSLVTARQFVSEGKPDLSRRPYKEYLYKNGNDVAVLDEYIGVCKGVMTDRRRVLADAGRIISRLIQLEPENPQRKTQLFDFYRQYRFWSELEGAISLYGGDDLAALEYDRVVAIHEQGRLEEALTELQAYIDRGIDLRDTPLRKARAHVALRDIPAADAVFPPLLEKYPDDTSLRVHYAAYLLDQENSRDAKAQLDSVPADRREQVDYVIASIRLHLALEDFETAVALAETALAASPDNVDLQLNYVLALERAGKRDVAMDYVQKMDPIQRIDTPGFIMFLTEMRLEAGDADGADEARQMYVKAYPDQQSIDQYLSGRILLERRKLPEARDKFAIAVEMNPNLHRANYFLALCELELGEKSKARGPLEQFLDSNPKDQQARRLWARNFGSAPSTSELQARSTRLLSETETDVNELMFTIEDLLQHRQEAEQSTALRLIEKAIAIAPRDPRGYSALAGFRLERGETELAEQVLRDAAAAGVDQSSFSLIRTSILLVKGDKDGAIASAKAFLEKSPSAEARTWGAFFARQGYFTEGDALVKEFGGEAIPSSESDDSLLFRLSLALQYGNLEAARARVAEAEAARGSDPALAPSLNRMRLAFAEGLVMNSSEIPRDEVDGLLALVRQTEPQNDGLKIVEARLMLKGPLPDLQGARDLVDTIAEASPVFLQGQQLQAEMASMQGDNRKVVELCNAILERTPGNTQVRHLLGDAQLDLGEPEEAQRTFEQILSFDRSDSRAMRVLVRIYEQMQFHPRADEMFARFKESGRNRPGHDAQVEELRKFLNRRGGENAEPVAGSDATPSDSATYAELTNDVTALVNEKNYAEAIARVEAYLKQYPDRAEPWVLKGQVILRQGEGADLGAASTAFTRAQIIIADYKPALRGQIEVQARSNPPMAISLCERYLRTYEDDSDIMFLLATLLAQAPDRREESLAWIGKAITLERRPTFVRFRSYLLIQMARPDEAIAELTEFIKVAGASTAEDEMTLAEAHLAKNDKAGARERLQAAAKLIPVGDSQLTERLKKLEALVAAEGAN, encoded by the coding sequence ATGTCACGTAAAGCCTGGATAATTCTGATAGCATCCACTCTCGCGGTCGGGCTTCTCTGCGCGGCGGGCGTGGCGGCGCTCATTCTGGTGCCCCGCTATCGCGCCGCCCAGAGTCTGGTAACGGCCCGCCAGTTCGTCAGCGAGGGCAAGCCGGACCTTTCCCGCCGACCCTACAAAGAGTACCTCTACAAGAATGGGAATGATGTCGCCGTCCTCGACGAATACATCGGGGTCTGTAAAGGGGTGATGACCGATCGCCGGCGTGTGCTGGCCGACGCGGGCCGGATTATAAGTCGGCTCATTCAGTTGGAGCCGGAAAACCCCCAACGCAAAACCCAGCTCTTTGACTTCTACCGCCAGTACCGGTTCTGGTCCGAACTCGAAGGCGCGATCAGCCTCTATGGCGGGGATGATCTCGCCGCGCTGGAATATGATCGCGTGGTCGCCATTCACGAGCAAGGCCGCCTCGAAGAGGCCCTCACCGAGCTCCAGGCCTACATTGATCGCGGCATCGACCTGCGCGACACACCCCTCCGAAAGGCCCGGGCCCATGTCGCCCTGCGCGATATTCCCGCGGCCGACGCCGTCTTCCCGCCCCTCCTGGAGAAGTACCCCGACGACACGTCGCTCCGCGTACACTATGCGGCCTACCTGCTCGATCAGGAAAATAGTCGTGACGCCAAGGCCCAGCTCGACTCCGTTCCCGCGGATCGGCGCGAGCAGGTCGACTACGTGATTGCGTCCATCCGGCTCCACCTCGCGCTCGAAGATTTCGAGACCGCCGTGGCCCTGGCCGAGACGGCCCTGGCGGCAAGCCCGGACAACGTCGACCTTCAACTTAACTACGTGCTGGCGCTGGAACGCGCCGGCAAACGCGATGTCGCCATGGACTACGTCCAGAAAATGGACCCGATCCAGCGCATCGACACGCCCGGCTTCATCATGTTCCTGACGGAGATGCGCCTCGAAGCGGGGGATGCCGACGGCGCGGATGAAGCGCGTCAGATGTACGTCAAGGCCTATCCGGACCAGCAATCGATCGATCAGTACCTCAGTGGGCGAATCCTTCTCGAACGGAGAAAGCTGCCGGAGGCGCGCGACAAGTTTGCCATTGCCGTCGAGATGAACCCCAACCTGCACCGTGCAAACTACTTCCTCGCCCTCTGCGAACTCGAACTCGGCGAAAAGTCCAAGGCCCGCGGGCCGCTCGAACAGTTCCTCGACAGCAATCCCAAAGACCAGCAGGCGCGACGCCTGTGGGCCCGCAATTTCGGTTCGGCCCCCTCGACCTCCGAGTTGCAGGCGCGAAGCACCCGTCTGCTGAGCGAGACCGAGACCGACGTCAACGAATTGATGTTCACCATCGAGGACCTCCTACAGCATCGCCAGGAGGCGGAGCAGTCAACGGCGTTGCGCCTTATCGAAAAAGCGATCGCCATCGCCCCGCGCGATCCCCGCGGTTACAGCGCCCTCGCCGGATTTCGGCTGGAGCGGGGTGAAACCGAGCTGGCGGAACAGGTACTGCGGGACGCCGCCGCCGCCGGCGTCGATCAGTCCAGCTTCTCTCTGATCCGAACAAGTATCCTGCTGGTTAAGGGAGACAAAGATGGAGCCATAGCCTCCGCCAAAGCTTTCCTCGAAAAAAGTCCCAGCGCCGAGGCGAGAACGTGGGGCGCCTTTTTCGCCCGGCAGGGCTATTTCACCGAAGGCGACGCACTCGTGAAGGAGTTCGGGGGCGAGGCGATTCCCTCCAGTGAGTCGGATGACTCACTGCTTTTCCGCCTTTCACTGGCGCTCCAGTATGGAAATCTTGAGGCGGCACGCGCGCGGGTGGCCGAAGCGGAAGCCGCGCGCGGCTCGGATCCCGCCCTGGCACCCTCCCTCAACCGCATGCGCCTCGCCTTTGCGGAGGGGCTCGTGATGAACTCGAGTGAGATCCCCCGGGACGAGGTGGACGGCCTCCTCGCCCTCGTCCGACAGACCGAGCCCCAGAACGACGGTCTCAAAATCGTCGAAGCGCGGCTCATGCTCAAAGGGCCCCTGCCCGACCTGCAGGGGGCCCGCGATCTCGTGGACACCATCGCCGAGGCCTCGCCCGTCTTTTTGCAGGGGCAGCAGCTTCAGGCGGAGATGGCGTCGATGCAGGGCGACAACAGAAAGGTCGTCGAGCTATGCAACGCCATTCTGGAGCGCACCCCCGGCAATACCCAGGTCCGCCACCTTCTCGGCGATGCCCAACTCGACCTGGGCGAACCGGAAGAGGCCCAGCGAACCTTCGAGCAGATTCTATCTTTTGACCGGAGCGATTCACGCGCGATGCGCGTGCTGGTCCGAATTTACGAACAAATGCAGTTTCACCCGCGTGCCGACGAAATGTTCGCCCGTTTCAAAGAAAGCGGCCGCAATCGACCCGGGCACGACGCCCAGGTGGAAGAGCTCCGCAAGTTCCTGAATAGGAGAGGCGGTGAAAACGCCGAACCGGTCGCCGGGAGCGACGCTACACCGAGCGACAGCGCCACCTACGCCGAATTGACAAACGACGTCACCGCGCTCGTAAACGAGAAGAATTACGCCGAGGCCATCGCCCGGGTGGAGGCCTATCTCAAGCAGTACCCCGATCGGGCCGAACCCTGGGTGCTGAAGGGGCAGGTGATACTCCGGCAGGGCGAAGGCGCCGATCTCGGCGCGGCGTCCACCGCATTCACCCGCGCCCAGATCATCATCGCCGACTACAAACCCGCCCTTCGGGGCCAGATCGAGGTGCAGGCCCGGAGCAATCCTCCCATGGCCATTTCCTTGTGCGAGCGCTATCTCCGCACCTACGAAGACGACTCGGATATCATGTTCCTCCTTGCCACGCTGCTCGCGCAGGCTCCCGACCGGCGCGAGGAGTCCCTCGCCTGGATTGGCAAGGCCATCACCCTCGAAAGGCGGCCCACCTTCGTCCGATTCCGGTCCTATCTGTTGATCCAGATGGCGCGCCCCGATGAGGCCATCGCCGAACTGACGGAATTTATCAAGGTGGCGGGCGCCTCAACGGCCGAAGACGAGATGACCCTGGCCGAGGCCCACCTCGCCAAGAACGACAAGGCGGGCGCCCGGGAGCGTCTTCAGGCCGCCGCGAAGTTGATCCCCGTGGGGGATTCACAATTGACGGAGCGCTTGAAGAAGCTCGAAGCCCTGGTCGCGGCGGAAGGAGCAAATTGA